A genome region from Oceanispirochaeta sp. includes the following:
- a CDS encoding response regulator: MVENERVRDGEENKIADTEEYIRILISDTGAEIPPDIINSIFEPYFTTKKIGDGKGLGLAVVHGIVESYGGTIEVESRDGRGTNSIIFLPETENTLSQKENNFKIIPKGNERILLVDDEPVIAQLGDLILSALGYRVTSMTDSMEALEVFQQNPYDFDLVITDMMMPGMSGEKLSHQISLVREDLPIIICSGYGPNSSVDDTTRGNRKSYLNKPYSKSEIADKIRKVLDR, encoded by the coding sequence ATGGTTGAAAACGAGAGGGTCCGTGATGGAGAGGAGAATAAGATAGCTGACACGGAAGAATACATCCGAATTCTTATTTCGGATACAGGTGCAGAGATACCCCCCGATATAATCAATTCTATCTTTGAACCCTATTTCACAACAAAAAAAATCGGGGATGGCAAAGGGTTGGGACTCGCAGTCGTTCATGGGATTGTTGAGAGTTATGGGGGAACCATAGAGGTAGAAAGTCGCGATGGACGGGGAACCAATTCTATTATTTTTCTACCTGAAACGGAGAATACATTGAGTCAGAAAGAGAACAATTTTAAAATCATCCCAAAGGGGAATGAACGGATATTACTGGTTGATGATGAGCCTGTTATTGCTCAGCTTGGAGATTTGATTCTATCCGCACTCGGATACAGGGTTACCAGCATGACAGACAGCATGGAAGCCCTGGAGGTCTTCCAACAGAATCCTTATGATTTTGATCTTGTCATTACAGATATGATGATGCCCGGGATGAGTGGAGAGAAACTCAGCCATCAAATCAGTCTCGTCCGGGAGGATCTCCCCATCATTATCTGTTCCGGCTACGGACCAAACAGCTCCGTCGATGATACAACCAGGGGGAACAGAAAGTCATACCTGAATAAACCATACTCAAAATCAGAGATTGCCGATAAAATCCGAAAAGTTTTGGACCGGTAA